TTAAAGTCTCAAGCTGCTTATAGGCGTCGCTGTTTAGTGAATTAACCTCATTATTTAAATTATTAAGTCTCTCTAAATCTTCTCCGTGTTCCTCCATGCTCTTTTTATATTCAGCCATCCCCTGTGCATATTCTTTTTCGCCCTGGGCTAATTGCTTCTCGCCATCAGCAATCTGTTTTGAAGCTTCTTTATAATTTGCTTCAAAATTTTTCTTCTCTGTAGCAAGTTCAGCTTCACCTTCAACAAGCTCTACTTGGGCATTATTAAGCTTTTCTTCTGCCTTCTTCATCTCATCTGTATAAAGCTGTTTTTGCTGCTCATATTCCTTTTTACCTTTTTCAAGCTCTTCCATAGCCATTTTCTTAATTTCTTCAAGTCTAATTACACTTCTATCAGTTCCTAGATTTTCAAGAGGTGTAACCACTTTGGATACAAGCTCCCCATATTCCTTATCATAAGAATTTAGAGGCTTTGACCCCTTAACTGTAACTAGAGCCTCAGTATAAACAGGCATTGTAAAGTCAGATTCTAAAATCACCATGAAAAAATTTACTTTTCCACTCCCGATTTCAGAAGAACCTTTTTCATAGGATAAGTAATATGGAGTTATTGCTTTACCTACTATAGTAAATTCATCAGTAGCCAAAGTTCCCTTATTTATCGCTTCTGCTTTTCCTGAGCTAACCTTGATGGTATCTCCAATAGAAAGTCCTAAGTTGATTAACGTAGAATTCTCAATTACACACTCGCCAGATTTTTCTGGAAACCTTCCTTCGATTAACTTGAAACGATTAAGATTATTCTTGCCTGATTCTTGTGAGCTTGATGACAGCATACTATGAATTTTAAATACAAATTCATTTGAATTGATTGTAGTTACTACATCGGTAAAATATCCTGGCTGTACGATATCTACGCCCTCTACTTTTCTAATAGCATCAACGTCATCTTTCGTGATACCCAGAGTGGATAAAACACGAATATCCATAAGATTATACTCATCATAATACAAATCCATTGAATGCTTCATGATTGGTGCAGTAGACTTAACCCCTGAAAAGAATGCAACCCCAATAAATACTATGGCAAAAATAGAAATAAACCGGCTGAAGGATTTACGAATTTCACGAATAAAATCCTTCCATAATGCAGTACTCATATTACCATTCCACCCTTTCAACATCCATTGGGGTTTCATTCACTGTAATAGAATCAATTTTTCCGCTCTTTACTTTTATAACTCTGTTGCCTATTGATGTAAGTGCCAAGTTGTGGGTAATAATAACTACTGTAGTTCCTGTGTTTCTACACGTATCCTGCAGCAGCTTCAAAATAGCCTTTCCTGTTTTATAATCCAATGCTCCTGTTGGTTCATCACATAATAAAAGCTTAGGGTTTTTAGCTAATGCTCTAGCAATAGCCACCCTCTGCTGCTCGCCGCCAGATAGCTGTGCAGGAAAGTTAATTTTTCTGTCTTCAAGTCCCACGTCAGCAATAACCTGATCAATATCCAAAGGATTTTTGCTTATCTGTGATGCTAATTCTACATTTTCCTTTGCCGTAAGGTTAGGAACTAAATTATAAAATTGAAACACAAAGCCCACGTCATGACGACGATATGTTATTAGTTCCTTTGAATTATACTTACTAATAACTGCTCCATCAACAAATATATCCCCTGAGGTCAGACTATCCATTCCACCGAGGATGTTTAAGATAGTACTTTTTCCTGCACCGCTAGCACCTGCAATTATAACAAACTCACCCTTATTAATTGAAAAATCAACCCCTGCAAGAGCTTCTATTTCCACCTCACCCATCTTATAGATTTTCTTAACATTCCGAAACTCAATAAAATTATCCATATTTCACTCCCTTCCTAGCGTTCTCTAAGATATATCAAAGTAAGTCATCTATTTAATCCTCGTATAAATCGTAGAAGCATGGCTATTTTACTCCATTAAATAGCGATTTACTAATTGAATCTATATAAATAACAAATCGCTGTAATATAGTTCTCTATATCCTCCAGCAATAAAAAGCTGCAATCAGGTATATTACACAAAATTTCTCCATTTGCTTGAATATTAAAATTAACATTTCTCATAGGATATGAAATTCCTTTACCTATAGCTTTGATGTAGCTCTCCTTTAATGTCCAATAACGGAAGAATTCTCTCTTTGAATCATTGCTTAAATAGACTCTATTCAGTTCTTCACTGCTGCATACTCTTCTTGCAGCATGTGAGCTAAACTCTCGAATCTTTTCTACATCAATACCTACAATATTTGTGTCAGAAATAATACAGGCTGCAAGCTCCATACTGTGGCTGATATTATAATAGATATTAGGATAGTTTTTAAGGCTTGGTTTACCCCATGGATTTTTAACTACAGTCTCACTGCTGTACTTTATTCCTTTTTCTATCAGAAGTCCATGAGCTACTAGCTTCCTTCCTAACATGTGAATCTCATTACTAACTGTTTTATCAGATGATTTTCTAAGAAACGCTCTATAAATCAATGTATTTTGTTGTTTAAGTATTTAATTAAGTCACCAACAGTTTCTAAATCACGTATTTCTCTATCCGGAATTTCTACACCTAAATCATCTTCAATCCTTCCAATAATACTTACAATATCATAGGAGGTTAAGTGAAGGTCCCTTATAAAATGTGTTTCTTCTGTAATGGTTTCTTCATCTACATCTACAAACTCAATAACTGTTCTTCTAATCAAGTTAAGCATGTTCCAGACTCCTTTCTAAGATCAATGCTCTTTTTATTTTTTTAGTAGTTGTTTTTTCAAATTCCGACTCACTTATAAAAACATCTGCTATCCTTTTATATGCAGGAAGATTTCTATTTAGGAGTCTAATATCATTGTTAAGCTTGTCTCTGGCGCTAGCTATACCATTTGAAGTAAGAAATTCTTCATCAATGTATACCGCTGCATTAATACACTCTGAAAAATCATCCACCGAAGAAGGTGCATATACAACTACTTCCTTTACATAGTTTAGTTTTTCAGTGATTATATCCTCTATCTCCTCTGGATGAACATTTTTACCATTAGACAAGATTATTAAATTTTTTTCTCTTCCATTAATATACAGAAAATTATGCTTATCAATATAACCTAGATCACCGGTCTTAAGCCAACCATCCTCAGTAAAAGATAACTTTGTATTCTCCTCATCTTTATAATATCCCAGCATAACATTGTCGCCTTTAACTTGGATTTCTCCATACCCCCTCTTCTGAGGATCATAAATTCGAACCTGGCAATCCGGGATAATGCGTCCTACTGAACCTGGCTTTTTCTTTATAAAGGAGTTAGTAGATACCAGCGGTCCGCACTCAGTAATTCCATATCCATTGAGTATTTCTATACCGAAATCACTTAGGCCTTTGATAATCTCCTCTCTTAAAGGAGCTCCCCCGCACACAATCTGGTTTAAATTCCCTCCAAAGCTTTTTAAAACAGGCTTAAAAAAGAGCCGCCTTGCATCTATTCCTATCTTTCTAATTAAATTACTAACCTTTATTCCGTATCTAAGATGCTTATCCAAATTGTTCTTTTCAGCTTCCTTCCAAATTTTTTTATACATAGACTCTACAAATAGCGGTACCATAAGAGTCATATTTGGTTTAAAAAGCTTCATATTATCTACTACTCTTTTCAAACTATCATTAAAGCATACTGTTATGCCGCTATATATCCCTCCCAGGATATGACAGCTGCATTCATAAGTGTGGTTTATTGGAAGTACTGAAAAGCTTATTCCTCTTGCATCAATAAGAGATAATGCTCCATGCACCACAGCCATTATGCTCTTATGACTAAGCATGACTCCCTTATTCGCACCCGTTGTTCCTGAAGTAAAAACTATTTCACAGACAGCCTCTACATCAATATCAGCGTCCAAATATTCTCTACTTCCTTTTTCAATTAGTTCTTTTCCTTCATTAGTGAGGTCTTTCATGTTAAAAAACTCAGGATATTCCTTTTTAGGGTTCATCACAATGCAGTGTTTAACATTTGGACATGCTGAAAGGATATTTTTCACAGATTGAGCAAAGGTATCAGAGCATATAATCGCATCTGTATCACTTTGCACAATAAGCTTACAAATATCTTCATCTGTTAGCTCCTTGTCCATAGGAATTACTACACCTACCCCGTTTACTACAGTAAGGTAACTTACAACCCAAGCGTAAGAATTTTCACCTAAAACGGCTATGTGATACCCCTTCATTCCCATTTGAAGGAGTTTAGTACCTAAAGCATCTACATCACTTTCTAGTTGGCTGTATTTGTATTCATAAATCTGCTTCTTAGGTCCTACTTCCTTATAGGCAATTCTATCTGAATAGAGCCTGGCTCCTCGCTTTAGTAAAACTCTAATATCCCTTAATTTTTCTGTTTCATAAAACCTTTTACCCATAACTCACATCCCTTTTAATTACTGCGATTCTATCATGCAATAATTATATTTATTTATAGCAGCTTATATTCCAAAATAAATAAATTGTGTTCTCTATTTTAAAAAGTCGTAAAAAACGCTGTAGAGCCTATGTCCACAGCGTTTCATTTTTACTTTATCAAAGTAATTATGCGAGATACCATAACACTTTATTACCTTATATCATATTATGATTATAAGTCCTTTAAAGATATAAAATTGCCTTTTATCCCATGAAGCTGTAATAAAGAATCAATTGTTTGGAGGTAGCCTTTATGTATAGGCAGCTGCCTAGAGTCCCAAAGTCTTGTCCCCCAGCATTTCTTGGACGATATACTGTACTTCCGGGAGACACTTTCTTTAACCTTGCACAAATGTTCAGAGTAAGAATAGAAGCACTTGCAGTAAACAACCCTCATATTCCAAATCTAAACATACTATATGTAGGGGATGTACTTTGCGTTCCGGGGTTCATACCTTACCCCTGTTGTACCCTCTTACGACCCAGAGGACGCGTACCCTTTGGAACAGGTGGAACAGCTTATGTAAACTTTGGCCCCAGAGGTGGTCAATCAGTTAGCTTTATGGCAACATTGCCGCAGCCTACTGTATTCGGCAGCTTTGACAGTTATACAGGTGAAATATTTATACCCACCATCGGAGGCTTTGGAAATCAGCTATTTGCTACTCCAGAAGACCCTCCAACCTGGTCTGTCAGGATAGACCTTCCTACTGCTGCATCAATTTTGCCAAACTCAAGAGTAGTAATACGTCCTTATAATTCAAGAACTGGCGCATCAGGTGCAGGTGTCTTAGAAGGTATAATCCTTGGTGGAAATTGCCAGGCACAGCAGTAAAAGTGCCGTACTGTGGTCACTACCTCATTTTATATTATACTGGAATATAAAAAAGACTAATTGCAAAGCATTATTATAATCATTCTTGCAATTAGTCTTTTTGTTTTATTAAATCTTTCTAATACTAAATATGCTATCTTATTATCTCTCCGTTAGACTGTATCAATTCCTTATACCAGTAACCAGAATCCTTAATAGTTCTCTTCTGGGTTTCAAAGTCTACATACACCATTCCAAAACGTTCTGAGTAGCCCTTCGCCCATTCAAAGTTATCTGTTAAAGACCATGCAAAATAAGCTTCAATATCAACTCCAGCTTCAACAGCCT
The genomic region above belongs to Clostridium swellfunianum and contains:
- a CDS encoding ABC transporter ATP-binding protein; the encoded protein is MDNFIEFRNVKKIYKMGEVEIEALAGVDFSINKGEFVIIAGASGAGKSTILNILGGMDSLTSGDIFVDGAVISKYNSKELITYRRHDVGFVFQFYNLVPNLTAKENVELASQISKNPLDIDQVIADVGLEDRKINFPAQLSGGEQQRVAIARALAKNPKLLLCDEPTGALDYKTGKAILKLLQDTCRNTGTTVVIITHNLALTSIGNRVIKVKSGKIDSITVNETPMDVERVEW
- a CDS encoding 4'-phosphopantetheinyl transferase family protein; the encoded protein is MLGRKLVAHGLLIEKGIKYSSETVVKNPWGKPSLKNYPNIYYNISHSMELAACIISDTNIVGIDVEKIREFSSHAARRVCSSEELNRVYLSNDSKREFFRYWTLKESYIKAIGKGISYPMRNVNFNIQANGEILCNIPDCSFLLLEDIENYITAICYLYRFN
- a CDS encoding acyl carrier protein → MLNLIRRTVIEFVDVDEETITEETHFIRDLHLTSYDIVSIIGRIEDDLGVEIPDREIRDLETVGDLIKYLNNKIH
- a CDS encoding AMP-binding protein; protein product: MGKRFYETEKLRDIRVLLKRGARLYSDRIAYKEVGPKKQIYEYKYSQLESDVDALGTKLLQMGMKGYHIAVLGENSYAWVVSYLTVVNGVGVVIPMDKELTDEDICKLIVQSDTDAIICSDTFAQSVKNILSACPNVKHCIVMNPKKEYPEFFNMKDLTNEGKELIEKGSREYLDADIDVEAVCEIVFTSGTTGANKGVMLSHKSIMAVVHGALSLIDARGISFSVLPINHTYECSCHILGGIYSGITVCFNDSLKRVVDNMKLFKPNMTLMVPLFVESMYKKIWKEAEKNNLDKHLRYGIKVSNLIRKIGIDARRLFFKPVLKSFGGNLNQIVCGGAPLREEIIKGLSDFGIEILNGYGITECGPLVSTNSFIKKKPGSVGRIIPDCQVRIYDPQKRGYGEIQVKGDNVMLGYYKDEENTKLSFTEDGWLKTGDLGYIDKHNFLYINGREKNLIILSNGKNVHPEEIEDIITEKLNYVKEVVVYAPSSVDDFSECINAAVYIDEEFLTSNGIASARDKLNNDIRLLNRNLPAYKRIADVFISESEFEKTTTKKIKRALILERSLEHA
- a CDS encoding LysM peptidoglycan-binding domain-containing protein, whose translation is MYRQLPRVPKSCPPAFLGRYTVLPGDTFFNLAQMFRVRIEALAVNNPHIPNLNILYVGDVLCVPGFIPYPCCTLLRPRGRVPFGTGGTAYVNFGPRGGQSVSFMATLPQPTVFGSFDSYTGEIFIPTIGGFGNQLFATPEDPPTWSVRIDLPTAASILPNSRVVIRPYNSRTGASGAGVLEGIILGGNCQAQQ